Proteins from one Xenopus tropicalis strain Nigerian chromosome 1, UCB_Xtro_10.0, whole genome shotgun sequence genomic window:
- the fam166b gene encoding protein FAM166B has protein sequence MAGTFPPKISPTLMTPDPHFIPGYSGFCPQYRYSLGKTYGQLTSQLLTNPDIRRSELLVLQSNPFPPPRDHSFDGGSQELGGRRQHPGDPNLTISMIPGYTGFIPRSQKFFAKTYAETSRDALSDFHSERRGQEAQRQELLLMSKLQEGRLPRTEQEKQLLASRHRTPLPALAKEPAPFMALRGFQPQGSPYYMEEENPNKCFISGYTGYVPRSRFLIGSGYPITTNRAMVEFAHMNQKKGVRFSEGYKEGGSPHTEPGQIYLEELGLLPRYTGYVPGYKFQFGNTFGRLTQNALGHSTLQKQTVN, from the exons ATGGCCGGGACGTTCCCCCCTAAAATAAGCCCCACGCTAATGACCCCGGATCCCCATTTCATCCCCGG gtacagtGGTTTCTGCCCCCAGTACAGGTACAGCCTGGGCAAGACCTACGGGCAGCTCACATCTCAGCTACTGACCAATCCAGACATCCGACGCTCAGAACTCCTGGTGCTTCAGTCCAACCCGTTCCCACCGCCCCGAGATCACAGCTTTGATGGTGGATCACAGGAACTCGGGGGGAGGAGGCAGCACCCCGGAGACCCCAATCTGACGATCAGCATGATCCCCGGATACACTG GATTCATCCCCAGATCCCAGAAGTTCTTCGCCAAGACCTACGCCGAGACCAGCCGGGACGCACTCAGCGACTTCCACAGCGAGCGGCGGGGGCAGGAGGCGCAGAGGCAGGAATTGCTTCTCATGTCCAAACTGCAGGAGGGCCGACTGCCCCGCACTGAGCAGGAGAAGCAG CTGCTCGCCTCCCGGCACCGCACCCCCCTGCCCGCCTTGGCTAAGGAACCTGCCCCCTTTATGGCTCTCCGAGGCTTCCAGCCACAGGGATCCCCCTATTACATGGAGGAGGAGAACCCCAATAAGTGCTTCATCTCAG GCTACACGGGGTATGTGCCCCGGTCCCGTTTCCTGATTGGCAGTGGGTACCCGATCACTACGAACCGGGCGATGGTGGAGTTTGCCCACATGAACCAGAAGAAAGGGGTGCGATTCAGCGAGGGGTACAAGGAGGGGGGCAGCCCACACACGGAGCCGGGGCAAATCTATCTGGAAGAGCTTGGCTTGTTGCCCCGTTACACTGGATACGTCCCAG GTTACAAGTTCCAGTTCGGCAACACCTTCGGCCGTCTCACCCAGAATGCACTGGGGCACAGCACTCTGCAAAAGCAAACAGTAAACTGA